From Crassaminicella indica, one genomic window encodes:
- the glpT gene encoding glycerol-3-phosphate transporter gives MLEFFKPAPAIERMSADKIDGAYKRYRFQVFMSIFIGYAAYYFIRKNFNMAAPYLIETYGYSKAQVGAVGSALGLAYGLSKFVMGNVSDRCNPRYFMAAGLILSGIVNLMFGYASSIPMLCVLMFLNGWFQGMGWPPCGRTMTHWFSDRERGVKMSIWNVAHNIGGALVPTLALAGLAIFSTWRGMFYFPAGLSIAIGIGIVIFLRDTPQSVGLPPIEEYKDDYPEVNVDDRERELSAKEILVKYVLCNKYIWYIAIANIFVYLVRYGVMDWIPVYLKEVKGFNIEEAGTAFALFEWAAIPGTIIVGWISDKVFHGRRAPMGVICMLGVIAAVFTYWKSDSIMAINIAVASVGALIYGPVMLIGVAALDYVPKKAAGTAAGFTGLFGYVGGAVSANIIIGAVVDNAGWDGAFKLIIAACLLAVVFLGLTWNTHDRSKENQKEAATKA, from the coding sequence ATGTTAGAATTTTTTAAACCTGCACCAGCCATTGAGCGTATGTCAGCAGATAAGATTGACGGTGCATACAAAAGATACCGTTTCCAAGTATTTATGAGTATCTTTATTGGTTATGCAGCCTATTATTTCATCAGAAAAAACTTTAATATGGCTGCACCATATTTAATCGAAACCTATGGATATTCAAAAGCACAAGTTGGTGCTGTAGGTTCTGCATTAGGATTAGCGTATGGATTAAGTAAGTTTGTAATGGGAAATGTATCTGACAGATGTAACCCAAGATATTTTATGGCAGCTGGACTTATATTATCAGGTATCGTAAACTTAATGTTTGGTTATGCATCATCTATTCCAATGTTGTGCGTTTTAATGTTTTTAAATGGTTGGTTCCAGGGTATGGGTTGGCCTCCATGTGGAAGAACTATGACACATTGGTTCTCTGATAGAGAGCGTGGAGTAAAAATGTCTATTTGGAATGTGGCACACAATATAGGGGGAGCTTTAGTTCCAACATTAGCTTTAGCAGGATTAGCTATTTTCTCTACTTGGAGAGGAATGTTCTACTTCCCTGCAGGATTATCTATTGCTATAGGTATTGGAATTGTAATTTTCTTAAGAGATACACCTCAATCGGTTGGACTTCCTCCAATTGAAGAGTATAAAGATGATTATCCAGAAGTAAATGTAGACGACAGAGAAAGAGAATTATCAGCAAAAGAAATATTAGTAAAATATGTTTTATGTAACAAATATATTTGGTATATTGCTATTGCAAATATTTTTGTATATTTAGTAAGATATGGTGTTATGGACTGGATTCCTGTTTACTTAAAAGAAGTAAAAGGCTTTAACATTGAAGAAGCAGGTACAGCGTTTGCATTGTTCGAGTGGGCAGCTATTCCAGGAACAATCATTGTTGGATGGATTAGTGATAAAGTATTCCACGGAAGAAGAGCACCAATGGGTGTAATCTGTATGCTAGGTGTAATAGCGGCAGTATTTACTTACTGGAAGAGCGATAGTATAATGGCTATCAATATAGCAGTTGCTTCAGTAGGAGCATTAATCTATGGACCAGTTATGCTTATTGGAGTTGCAGCACTTGACTATGTACCTAAAAAAGCTGCTGGTACTGCAGCAGGATTTACAGGATTATTTGGTTATGTAGGAGGAGCTGTTTCAGCTAACATTATTATTGGTGCTGTAGTTGATAATGCTGGATGGGATGGAGCATTTAAGTTAATTATTGCAGCTTGTTTATTAGCAGTAGTATTCTTAGGACTTACTTGGAATACTCATGACAGATCAAAAGAAAATCAAAAAGAAGCTGCAACAAAAGCATAA
- a CDS encoding NAD(P)/FAD-dependent oxidoreductase → MYDVAVIGAGIIGTFITRELSKFDLKTIMIDKETDIANGTTKANSAIVHAGYDAKPNTLKGKLNAKGNAMYGDICEELDVHFKRIGSFVIATNEEEMESVKALYERGCKNNIPDMKILSQEEVREMEPNLNEDIIGALYAPTAGIVSPWELAVALAENAADNGAKIQLETEVISIDKNEDGYVIHTNNGEIKAKYIFNCAGVYADKINEMVGSKTFTIHPRRGQYNILDKSVGEIVNHVIFQAPTKLGKGVLVAPTVHGNLLIGPDAEDIDDKENTATTSERIEFIREKSRKTTNKVPFNTTITSFAGLRAVPSTGDFIIEESKEAKGFINVAGIESPGLSAAPAIAEYAVDILKGIIGELKEKEGFNPRRRPVIRFMELSDEEKAEIIKKDPRYGRIICRCENITEGEIVDAIHRNAGGRTVDGIKRRVRPGMGRCQGGFCGPRVMEILARELKMDIKDVVKDSKASYILTEETKQNNQKVVEENIEADKVS, encoded by the coding sequence ATGTATGATGTAGCGGTAATTGGTGCTGGTATTATAGGAACATTTATAACAAGAGAGCTATCTAAATTTGATTTAAAAACTATCATGATCGACAAGGAAACAGATATAGCAAATGGAACTACAAAGGCAAATAGTGCTATTGTCCATGCAGGATATGATGCAAAGCCTAATACATTAAAAGGAAAGCTTAATGCAAAAGGAAATGCTATGTATGGTGATATTTGTGAAGAATTAGATGTACATTTTAAAAGAATTGGTTCATTTGTTATTGCTACAAATGAAGAAGAAATGGAAAGTGTGAAAGCATTATATGAAAGAGGATGTAAAAACAATATTCCTGATATGAAAATATTATCTCAAGAAGAAGTGAGAGAGATGGAGCCTAATTTAAATGAAGATATTATAGGTGCTTTATATGCCCCTACAGCTGGAATTGTTAGTCCCTGGGAGTTAGCTGTAGCATTAGCTGAAAATGCAGCAGATAATGGAGCAAAGATTCAGCTTGAAACAGAAGTTATAAGCATTGATAAAAATGAAGATGGATATGTTATTCATACAAACAATGGAGAAATCAAAGCAAAATATATATTCAACTGTGCAGGTGTTTATGCTGATAAAATTAATGAAATGGTTGGTTCTAAAACCTTTACGATTCATCCAAGAAGAGGACAATATAACATTTTAGATAAAAGTGTTGGAGAAATTGTTAATCATGTAATTTTTCAAGCACCAACAAAGCTTGGAAAAGGTGTATTGGTTGCTCCTACAGTTCATGGAAATCTATTAATAGGACCAGATGCTGAGGATATTGATGATAAAGAAAATACAGCAACAACTAGTGAAAGAATTGAATTCATTAGAGAAAAATCAAGAAAGACAACAAATAAAGTACCATTTAATACAACTATTACAAGCTTTGCAGGTTTAAGAGCAGTACCGAGTACAGGAGATTTTATTATAGAAGAGTCAAAAGAAGCAAAAGGCTTTATAAATGTGGCAGGAATAGAGTCACCTGGATTGTCTGCAGCACCAGCAATTGCAGAATATGCAGTTGATATTTTAAAAGGTATTATAGGAGAATTAAAAGAAAAAGAAGGCTTTAATCCAAGAAGAAGACCAGTGATTAGATTTATGGAGTTAAGCGATGAAGAGAAGGCAGAAATAATCAAAAAAGATCCTAGATACGGAAGAATCATCTGTAGATGTGAAAACATTACAGAAGGTGAAATCGTAGATGCAATCCACAGAAATGCAGGAGGAAGAACTGTAGATGGTATAAAAAGAAGAGTAAGACCTGGCATGGGAAGATGTCAAGGAGGTTTTTGTGGACCAAGAGTTATGGAAATATTAGCACGAGAATTAAAAATGGATATCAAGGATGTAGTAAAGGATAGCAAAGCATCTTATATATTAACAGAAGAAACAAAACAGAATAATCAAAAAGTAGTAGAAGAAAATATCGAAGCGGATAAGGTATCTTAA
- a CDS encoding NAD(P)/FAD-dependent oxidoreductase, giving the protein MKYDIVVIGGGPAGLAAAIEAKKNGVDNILVIERDRELGGILQQCIHNGFGLHVFKEELTGPEYAEKFITELKNMGIEYKLDTMVLEIGENKVISAINTVDGFMSIKAGAVILAMGCRERTRGAINIPGTRPAGVFTAGTAQRFVNMEGYMVGKRVVILGSGDIGLIMARRMTLEGAKVLAVAELMPFSGGLTRNIVQCLEDYDIPLFLSHTLVEIKGKDRVEGVVIAKVDENRKPIKGTEKHYDCDTLLLSVGLIPENELSKNAGIKLDSITSGPIVNESMETSIEGVFACGNVVHVHDLVDFVTAESKRAGKNAARYIKKEIKSEGKTAKTKPGDGIRYIVPHMVRPENVEDTLDLFMRVDNVYKDMEMVVKVDGKEIKRMKKKHLAPGEMESVKIKKEDLVFGEDAIITVHLEKEGA; this is encoded by the coding sequence TTGAAATATGATATTGTTGTAATCGGAGGCGGTCCTGCAGGACTTGCAGCAGCTATTGAAGCGAAGAAAAATGGCGTAGATAATATCTTAGTAATAGAAAGAGACAGAGAACTAGGTGGAATACTTCAGCAATGTATTCACAATGGCTTTGGACTTCATGTTTTTAAAGAGGAGTTAACAGGACCTGAATATGCAGAAAAATTCATTACTGAGCTAAAGAATATGGGTATTGAATATAAGCTAGATACAATGGTACTAGAAATTGGAGAAAATAAAGTGATTAGTGCTATTAATACTGTAGATGGATTTATGAGTATAAAGGCAGGAGCTGTTATTCTTGCTATGGGATGTAGAGAGAGAACAAGAGGAGCTATAAATATTCCAGGAACAAGACCTGCTGGAGTATTTACAGCAGGAACAGCACAAAGATTTGTGAATATGGAAGGATATATGGTAGGAAAAAGGGTAGTTATTTTAGGTTCAGGAGATATTGGACTTATTATGGCAAGAAGAATGACATTAGAAGGAGCAAAAGTACTTGCTGTAGCAGAGCTTATGCCTTTTTCTGGAGGACTTACTAGAAATATTGTACAATGCTTAGAGGATTATGATATTCCTTTATTCCTTAGCCATACTCTTGTAGAAATAAAAGGAAAAGACAGAGTAGAAGGGGTAGTTATTGCAAAGGTAGATGAAAATAGAAAACCAATAAAAGGAACAGAAAAACATTACGATTGTGATACATTATTATTATCTGTAGGACTTATCCCAGAGAATGAGCTATCTAAAAATGCTGGTATAAAACTAGATTCTATTACATCAGGACCTATCGTAAACGAATCTATGGAGACAAGCATAGAAGGTGTTTTTGCTTGTGGAAACGTAGTACACGTACATGACTTAGTAGACTTTGTAACAGCAGAAAGCAAAAGAGCAGGTAAAAATGCTGCAAGATATATCAAAAAAGAAATAAAATCAGAAGGAAAAACAGCAAAAACAAAGCCAGGAGATGGAATAAGATATATAGTTCCTCATATGGTGAGACCAGAAAATGTTGAAGATACATTAGATTTATTCATGAGAGTAGATAATGTATATAAAGATATGGAAATGGTTGTAAAGGTTGATGGAAAAGAAATAAAAAGAATGAAAAAGAAACATTTAGCTCCTGGAGAAATGGAATCTGTAAAAATTAAAAAAGAAGATTTAGTGTTTGGAGAAGATGCTATTATTACTGTTCATTTAGAAAAGGAGGGAGCATAG
- a CDS encoding DUF1667 domain-containing protein: MKKHQLVCIVCPMGCHIEVEKNKDEYIVTGNKCPRGKAYGVKELTNPTRVVTTTVKIKGGLLNRLPVKTKEAIPKDKIFECMKFIDSIEVEAPVSVGDIIAKDILGTGVDLVASRSM; encoded by the coding sequence ATGAAAAAGCATCAATTAGTATGTATTGTATGTCCAATGGGATGTCATATAGAAGTAGAGAAAAATAAAGATGAATATATAGTAACAGGAAACAAATGTCCTAGAGGAAAAGCATATGGGGTAAAGGAGCTTACTAACCCTACAAGAGTTGTAACAACAACCGTAAAAATTAAAGGAGGATTACTAAATAGGCTTCCTGTAAAGACAAAAGAAGCTATTCCAAAGGATAAAATATTTGAATGTATGAAATTCATTGATTCTATAGAGGTTGAGGCTCCAGTTTCAGTAGGAGATATTATTGCAAAAGATATCTTGGGAACAGGAGTAGACCTTGTTGCATCAAGAAGTATGTAA
- a CDS encoding GntR family transcriptional regulator, translating into MARDLLNEDNTGLSLTSKIFNILREDILNGKYAEGEKLGEAKLAEELGVSRTPVREALKQLELDGIVENKPNRGVIVLGISKQDIEDIYTIRTAIEGIAAKWAVERITEKELEELKEAYELMEFYTFKNDIEKFAELNTKFHEIIYKATKSRYLEQVLKDFQYYMKKTRIKSLHVQGRMNDSLKEHKIILDAFLNKDPDTAQRALTNHVENSRKNVEDNVKA; encoded by the coding sequence ATGGCGAGAGATTTATTAAATGAAGATAATACAGGTTTGTCCCTAACATCAAAGATATTCAATATATTAAGAGAAGATATACTCAATGGAAAATATGCTGAAGGTGAAAAGCTGGGAGAAGCAAAATTGGCAGAAGAACTCGGTGTAAGTCGTACACCAGTAAGAGAAGCTCTTAAACAGCTAGAACTTGATGGTATTGTAGAAAATAAGCCTAATAGAGGAGTTATAGTATTAGGTATATCTAAGCAAGATATTGAAGATATATATACTATAAGAACTGCAATAGAAGGAATAGCTGCTAAATGGGCTGTAGAAAGAATTACAGAAAAAGAATTAGAAGAATTAAAAGAAGCTTATGAATTGATGGAATTTTATACTTTTAAAAATGATATTGAAAAATTTGCAGAATTAAATACAAAATTTCATGAAATTATTTATAAAGCAACAAAGAGCAGATATCTTGAACAAGTACTTAAGGATTTTCAGTATTATATGAAGAAAACTAGAATAAAATCTCTACATGTTCAAGGTAGAATGAATGATTCTCTAAAAGAACATAAAATTATTTTAGATGCTTTTTTGAATAAAGATCCAGATACAGCACAAAGAGCATTAACAAACCATGTGGAGAATTCAAGAAAAAATGTAGAAGATAATGTAAAGGCGTAA
- a CDS encoding aminotransferase class I/II-fold pyridoxal phosphate-dependent enzyme, with amino-acid sequence MKSSIILKRLTALAKENIVSFHVPGHKNGKAYRGYKDHIFNNALLALDVTEIPGTDNLHAPEDMIKKAQERAAKFFKADHTFFLINGTSTGNISALMAVANPNEKVIVPRDCHKSVMNGCILGGLIPVYINPKVSKEHNISMGIEAETVEKAILENKEVRAVVLTYPNYYGICSDIEAIAKVVHKYNKILIVDEAHGAHFNLSKELPIPAIEAGADIVIQSTHKTLPSFTQASMLHVKSERVNIDRLRFMLRMNQSSSPSYLLMSSLDEARAIVESEGRVLMNELLENINKFHEKISNIKGIKVLDKSLIGRYGIKDIDRTRIVLDMTDFGISGTSLEKLLRDEYGIQMEMSDIKHIVAVCTIGNDAKDFEKLLKALISIKKKREVRKIETIPLLASIPKMCIPPREAAFCNKRSIPFKQSSGKISGEYIIPYPPGIPIICPGEEITQEIIDYVELLKEKKINIIGMDDDHLENIKVIE; translated from the coding sequence ATGAAATCATCTATTATTTTAAAAAGATTAACAGCATTAGCAAAAGAAAATATTGTATCCTTCCATGTACCAGGTCATAAAAATGGGAAGGCTTATAGAGGATACAAAGACCATATTTTTAACAATGCTTTATTAGCTTTAGATGTAACAGAAATTCCAGGAACTGATAATCTTCATGCACCAGAGGATATGATTAAAAAAGCACAAGAAAGGGCAGCAAAATTTTTTAAAGCAGATCATACTTTTTTCCTTATAAATGGTACATCTACAGGAAATATTTCAGCACTTATGGCAGTAGCAAATCCAAATGAAAAAGTTATTGTACCAAGAGATTGTCATAAATCGGTTATGAATGGATGTATATTAGGAGGATTGATTCCTGTATATATTAATCCTAAAGTAAGTAAAGAGCATAATATTTCTATGGGCATAGAAGCAGAAACGGTAGAAAAAGCTATTCTTGAAAATAAGGAGGTAAGGGCTGTTGTTTTAACTTATCCTAATTATTATGGGATTTGTTCAGATATTGAAGCAATTGCAAAGGTGGTACATAAATATAATAAGATTCTAATTGTAGATGAGGCTCATGGAGCTCATTTTAATTTAAGTAAAGAGCTACCGATACCAGCTATAGAAGCAGGTGCAGATATTGTTATTCAAAGCACACATAAAACGCTTCCTAGCTTTACACAAGCTTCGATGCTTCATGTAAAATCAGAAAGAGTAAATATAGACCGATTGAGATTTATGCTAAGGATGAATCAGAGCAGTAGTCCTTCTTATTTGCTGATGTCATCATTAGATGAAGCAAGAGCTATTGTAGAAAGTGAAGGAAGAGTACTTATGAATGAGCTTTTAGAAAATATTAATAAATTTCATGAAAAAATATCAAATATTAAAGGTATAAAGGTATTAGATAAGAGCTTGATAGGAAGATATGGTATAAAGGATATTGATAGAACAAGAATTGTTTTAGATATGACAGACTTTGGAATAAGTGGAACAAGCTTAGAAAAATTATTAAGAGATGAATATGGGATACAGATGGAAATGAGCGATATAAAGCATATAGTTGCTGTATGTACGATTGGTAATGATGCAAAGGATTTTGAAAAATTATTGAAAGCTTTAATAAGTATAAAAAAGAAAAGAGAAGTTAGAAAAATAGAGACTATTCCATTATTGGCTTCTATTCCTAAAATGTGCATTCCTCCAAGAGAAGCTGCATTTTGTAATAAAAGATCAATTCCTTTTAAACAGAGCAGTGGAAAAATCAGTGGAGAATATATTATTCCTTATCCTCCAGGGATTCCTATTATCTGTCCAGGAGAAGAAATCACACAAGAAATAATTGATTATGTAGAGCTGTTGAAAGAAAAAAAAATAAATATAATAGGAATGGATGATGATCATTTAGAAAATATAAAAGTGATCGAATAA
- a CDS encoding methyl-accepting chemotaxis protein, producing the protein MKSLKHQLIAIMLLVVIIPFILSNITGYFFIGKHYQKEIEENNKIFATTVADHVQSFIDKAYALTEEIAHNNDVKSFIPEKQRAVLLDNIKRNPYFDLLYIQGTDGMQTAKTKGTLGNRSERFWFVKFMKDKKPFVSKSYPTVLGNGTVPVTSIILPIYDENDDLKGIMGSDLKLDCIQDMVEKFSVGDDKYAYVLDGKGVVIAHPDKKQVEELYNYKTFEKTVVVKDNSGNAVLDEQGNQKMKTEAIQIPNKLKEITEKALKGESGVAEYTDNNGEVVISAYTSIELPGHSDAWAVITVQKKEKAMAFVTDVHKINIFIGLVLMLLVAFIAYVISNRITKPIANMMKLMETAADGDLTVVSNIKAKNEVGKLSESFNKMINGMKELLKRIKDLSNSVEKSSELLSMTTEQSAVAIDEVARTIEEVANGANEQAKEAEEGVQAAAELAKEIENIAEQLKISQSYADEVYNINNKGLDAIKRLQDKTFESNEASRQVAEVVNSLTNKTKAIDNIVETIMSIAEQTNLLALNAAIEAARAGDAGRGFAVVAEEVRELAESTGNSSNNVREIITTIQKDVMLAQKTMELSEELVKDQNAAIHHVQQIAEQIARAVGSIVERIHALAKSAENISDSKERVLSVIENVSAVSEETAAASQEVSASTQEQTASMQQLSSLAEELDQMAKELEKTIKIFKLN; encoded by the coding sequence ATGAAAAGTTTAAAGCATCAATTGATTGCTATTATGCTTTTAGTTGTAATTATACCTTTTATTTTATCAAATATTACAGGGTATTTTTTTATTGGTAAGCATTATCAAAAAGAGATAGAGGAGAATAATAAGATATTTGCTACTACAGTTGCTGACCATGTACAAAGCTTTATTGACAAAGCTTATGCATTAACAGAAGAAATTGCACATAATAATGATGTGAAAAGCTTTATACCAGAAAAGCAAAGAGCAGTATTATTAGATAATATTAAAAGAAACCCTTATTTTGACTTATTGTATATACAAGGAACAGATGGTATGCAGACAGCAAAAACAAAGGGAACTTTAGGAAATAGATCGGAGCGATTTTGGTTTGTAAAATTTATGAAGGATAAAAAGCCATTTGTGAGTAAGTCATATCCTACGGTTTTAGGAAATGGAACTGTTCCAGTTACTTCTATTATTTTACCTATATATGATGAAAATGATGATCTAAAAGGAATAATGGGCTCAGACTTAAAATTAGATTGTATTCAAGATATGGTAGAAAAATTCAGTGTAGGAGATGACAAATATGCATATGTTTTAGATGGCAAAGGGGTAGTGATTGCTCATCCAGATAAAAAACAGGTGGAAGAGCTTTATAATTATAAAACATTTGAAAAAACTGTTGTAGTAAAAGATAATAGTGGAAATGCAGTTTTAGATGAACAAGGAAATCAAAAGATGAAAACTGAAGCTATACAGATTCCAAATAAGTTAAAGGAGATAACAGAGAAGGCTTTAAAAGGAGAATCAGGTGTAGCTGAATATACTGATAATAATGGAGAAGTGGTTATTAGTGCATATACTTCTATTGAGTTGCCAGGACATTCAGATGCTTGGGCTGTGATTACTGTTCAGAAAAAGGAAAAAGCAATGGCATTTGTTACAGACGTTCATAAAATAAATATATTTATAGGGTTAGTATTAATGCTGTTGGTAGCATTTATAGCATATGTTATTTCAAATAGGATTACAAAGCCTATTGCTAATATGATGAAGCTTATGGAAACTGCTGCTGATGGAGATTTGACAGTCGTTTCTAATATTAAAGCTAAGAATGAAGTTGGAAAGTTAAGTGAAAGCTTTAATAAAATGATAAATGGAATGAAGGAGCTGCTTAAAAGAATAAAGGATCTTTCAAATTCAGTAGAGAAATCATCTGAACTCCTTTCGATGACAACAGAACAATCAGCAGTAGCTATTGATGAAGTAGCAAGAACTATTGAAGAAGTTGCAAATGGTGCAAATGAACAAGCAAAGGAGGCAGAAGAGGGAGTTCAAGCTGCAGCAGAGCTTGCAAAAGAAATTGAAAATATAGCAGAACAGCTAAAAATCAGTCAAAGCTATGCTGATGAAGTTTATAATATAAATAACAAGGGACTAGACGCTATAAAGAGATTACAGGATAAGACATTTGAAAGTAACGAAGCATCAAGACAAGTGGCAGAAGTCGTAAATTCATTGACTAATAAAACAAAAGCAATTGACAATATTGTAGAAACTATTATGAGCATTGCTGAACAAACCAATTTATTGGCTTTAAATGCAGCTATTGAAGCAGCGAGAGCAGGAGATGCAGGACGTGGCTTTGCTGTAGTAGCTGAAGAGGTTAGAGAGCTTGCCGAAAGCACAGGAAATTCTAGTAATAATGTAAGAGAGATAATTACAACTATCCAAAAGGATGTAATGTTAGCTCAAAAGACAATGGAGCTTTCAGAGGAATTGGTAAAGGATCAAAATGCTGCGATACATCATGTGCAACAAATTGCTGAACAAATTGCAAGGGCTGTAGGAAGCATTGTAGAGAGGATCCATGCTCTTGCTAAAAGTGCAGAAAATATATCTGATAGTAAAGAACGAGTATTATCAGTAATAGAGAATGTATCTGCTGTATCAGAAGAAACGGCAGCAGCATCTCAAGAGGTTTCTGCTTCTACACAGGAGCAAACAGCTTCTATGCAGCAATTAAGTTCTTTAGCAGAAGAATTAGATCAAATGGCGAAAGAGCTAGAAAAGACAATAAAAATATTTAAATTAAATTAA
- a CDS encoding tripartite tricarboxylate transporter substrate binding protein, with product MKKLLMILLSGMLVFSMIGCADKSKDTSSKESSSGNFPNKPIEVIVAYKAGGGTDRGARVLAPIAEEKLGQPFVIINKPGADGELGFTELAQAKPDGYTIGFINLPTFVSLPLQRNTKYTKDDVVPIINHVYDPGVLVVKADSQWKTLEDFITYAKENPEKITVSNNGTGASNHIGAAHLAYEAGIKLTHVPFGGSSDMLAALRGGHVDATVAKVSEVANLVKSGELRILASYTKERLEDFPEVPTLKEKGYDILFGSARAIVAPKGTPDKIVKILHDKLKEAIESDEHMKAAKNADLPIKYMSSQELKEFMDEQEAYLKDITTKLDL from the coding sequence ATGAAAAAATTATTAATGATTTTATTAAGTGGTATGTTAGTTTTTTCTATGATAGGATGTGCAGATAAAAGTAAGGATACAAGCTCTAAGGAAAGCTCTTCGGGAAATTTCCCAAATAAACCAATAGAAGTAATTGTTGCTTATAAAGCTGGAGGTGGTACTGATAGAGGGGCGAGAGTATTAGCACCAATAGCAGAAGAAAAATTAGGACAGCCATTTGTTATAATAAATAAGCCTGGTGCTGATGGAGAGTTAGGCTTTACAGAATTAGCACAAGCAAAACCAGATGGATATACGATAGGGTTTATAAATTTACCTACATTTGTTAGCTTACCACTTCAAAGAAATACAAAATATACAAAAGATGATGTTGTACCAATTATAAATCATGTTTATGATCCGGGAGTATTAGTTGTTAAAGCAGATAGTCAGTGGAAAACACTTGAAGATTTTATTACATATGCAAAGGAAAATCCAGAAAAAATCACTGTGTCTAATAATGGTACAGGTGCGTCAAATCATATAGGTGCTGCTCATTTGGCTTATGAAGCAGGTATAAAGCTTACTCATGTACCTTTTGGAGGAAGCTCTGATATGCTTGCAGCTTTAAGAGGAGGACATGTTGATGCTACTGTAGCAAAGGTAAGTGAAGTTGCAAATTTAGTAAAATCAGGGGAGTTAAGAATATTAGCTTCTTATACAAAAGAAAGATTAGAAGATTTTCCAGAGGTTCCAACACTAAAGGAAAAAGGATATGATATATTATTTGGTTCAGCTAGAGCTATTGTTGCACCAAAAGGAACACCAGATAAAATTGTAAAGATTTTACATGACAAATTAAAAGAAGCAATTGAATCAGATGAACATATGAAAGCTGCAAAGAACGCAGATTTACCAATTAAATATATGTCATCTCAAGAATTAAAAGAATTTATGGATGAACAAGAAGCTTATTTAAAGGATATTACAACAAAGCTTGATTTATAA
- a CDS encoding tripartite tricarboxylate transporter TctB family protein: MKKNNLFLGAVMLGIALIYYMMIGKLPEEAALYPTFVALVLGFLSILFIIKTAISKEVEKEKKIFDGFEVKQFIFVFSMATFYIVLIQILGYFVSTFLFLIITLCGLKANKLYALCTSVGFSIFVLILFKILLNVPLPRGFIF; this comes from the coding sequence ATGAAAAAGAACAACCTTTTTCTAGGAGCAGTGATGCTTGGGATTGCTTTAATATATTATATGATGATAGGAAAGCTGCCAGAGGAAGCAGCGCTCTATCCTACATTTGTTGCTTTAGTTTTAGGATTTTTATCTATACTATTTATTATTAAAACGGCTATATCAAAAGAAGTAGAAAAAGAAAAGAAAATTTTTGATGGATTTGAAGTAAAACAATTCATATTTGTTTTTTCAATGGCTACATTTTATATTGTACTTATACAAATATTAGGTTATTTTGTATCTACTTTCTTATTTTTAATAATTACCTTGTGTGGTTTAAAAGCGAACAAACTTTATGCTCTTTGTACAAGTGTAGGATTTAGTATTTTTGTACTTATTCTTTTCAAAATATTATTGAATGTACCTCTTCCAAGAGGATTTATATTCTAG